A region of Dethiosulfovibrio russensis DNA encodes the following proteins:
- a CDS encoding acyl-CoA mutase large subunit family protein, translated as MFDKKILEEVRRLKESYDASVEKTIVKRPERRESFTTSGGIPLKRLYTPLDIEGVDYERDLGVPGSYPYTRGVQSTQYRGRFWTMRQYAGFATAEDSNRRYRMLMEQGTMGLSVAFDLPTQIGYDSDHPMAAGEVGKVGVAIDSLADMETLFNQIPLDKVSTSMTINAPSSVLLAMYIGVAEKQGISMEQLSGTIQNDILKEYIARGTYIFPPKPSMRLITNIFDFCSRNVPKWNTISISGYHIREAGSTAVQEVAFTLADGIAYVEAAIKAGLDPNVFGKRLSFFFNAHNDFIEEIAKFRAARRLWAKILKDRFDVTDPKALSLRFHTQTGGCTLTAQQPENNIARVTIQALAAVLGGTQSLHTNSMDEALALPTEKSVRIALKTQQIIAHESGVCNTVDPVAGSYAIENLTNEIEDQAMAYISKIDEMGGMMSAIEKGYVQKQIQDAAYDYQLSIEENDRIVVGVNKFTVEEEKGTLQLLKVDESVGSNQAKKLKELRESRDNIAVNNALDKIREMAKDEGANLMPAILDAVRCYTTEGEICGILREEFGEYKENIVL; from the coding sequence GTGTTTGACAAAAAGATTTTGGAAGAAGTTCGTAGGCTGAAGGAAAGCTACGACGCTTCGGTGGAGAAGACCATCGTCAAGCGTCCGGAGCGAAGGGAGAGTTTTACCACCAGTGGTGGTATACCATTGAAGCGTCTGTATACACCTCTAGACATCGAAGGGGTCGACTACGAGAGGGATCTGGGCGTCCCGGGATCCTATCCCTACACGAGAGGAGTCCAGTCTACTCAGTACAGAGGTCGTTTTTGGACCATGAGACAGTACGCCGGGTTTGCCACTGCCGAGGATTCCAATCGTCGTTACCGTATGCTCATGGAGCAGGGAACGATGGGGCTTTCCGTCGCCTTTGACCTTCCCACCCAGATAGGTTACGATTCGGATCATCCCATGGCGGCCGGCGAGGTCGGCAAGGTCGGAGTAGCCATAGACAGTCTTGCTGATATGGAGACCCTGTTCAACCAGATTCCTCTGGACAAGGTTTCAACCTCCATGACGATCAATGCTCCTTCTTCAGTGCTCTTGGCGATGTATATAGGGGTTGCCGAAAAACAGGGCATCTCGATGGAGCAGCTTTCCGGTACGATCCAGAACGACATCCTCAAGGAGTATATCGCCAGGGGAACCTATATATTTCCGCCTAAGCCTTCTATGAGGTTGATAACGAATATCTTCGATTTCTGCAGCAGAAACGTGCCTAAGTGGAATACCATATCCATCTCGGGCTATCATATCCGTGAGGCGGGAAGCACCGCCGTTCAGGAGGTAGCCTTTACCCTTGCCGATGGCATCGCTTACGTGGAAGCCGCTATAAAAGCGGGGCTGGATCCCAACGTTTTCGGTAAGCGTCTCTCCTTCTTTTTTAACGCTCACAACGATTTTATCGAGGAGATAGCCAAATTCCGGGCCGCCAGGAGACTTTGGGCCAAGATCCTCAAAGATAGATTCGATGTCACCGATCCCAAGGCTCTCTCGCTTCGTTTCCACACCCAGACCGGCGGCTGTACCCTCACTGCTCAGCAGCCGGAGAACAACATCGCCAGGGTCACCATACAGGCCCTCGCCGCGGTTCTGGGGGGGACGCAGTCTTTGCACACCAACAGCATGGACGAGGCTCTTGCCCTTCCCACGGAGAAGAGCGTCCGAATTGCCCTCAAGACCCAGCAGATCATAGCTCATGAATCAGGAGTCTGTAACACGGTGGATCCCGTGGCAGGATCCTACGCCATAGAGAACCTCACCAACGAGATCGAGGATCAGGCTATGGCCTATATATCCAAGATAGACGAGATGGGCGGGATGATGAGCGCCATAGAGAAAGGGTACGTCCAGAAGCAGATTCAGGACGCCGCCTACGACTATCAGCTATCCATCGAGGAGAACGACAGGATCGTCGTCGGGGTGAATAAGTTTACCGTCGAGGAGGAAAAAGGAACTCTTCAGCTTCTAAAGGTCGACGAGTCGGTCGGTTCCAATCAGGCCAAAAAACTCAAGGAGCTTCGCGAGTCCAGAGATAACATAGCGGTGAATAACGCTCTCGACAAGATAAGAGAGATGGCCAAGGACGAGGGAGCAAACTTGATGCCCGCCATCCTGGACGCTGTTCGCTGCTATACCACCGAGGGCGAGATCTGCGGGATCCTTCGGGAGGAGTTCGGAGAGTACAAGGAAAATATCGTCCTGTAG
- a CDS encoding cobalamin B12-binding domain-containing protein produces MSDRKIRVVVAKPGLDGHDRGAKVIARALRDAGMEVIYTGLRQTVDQIVDTAIQEDVDAIGISILSGAHHHYFKAIIEGLAEKDAKDIIVFGGGVIPEADIPSLMEMGAGAIFGPGTPTSTCATWLKEAVAKKREAE; encoded by the coding sequence ATGAGTGATCGTAAAATTCGAGTTGTCGTAGCGAAACCTGGTCTCGACGGTCATGACCGAGGAGCCAAGGTAATTGCCAGAGCTCTCAGGGATGCTGGCATGGAGGTAATCTACACCGGTCTTCGTCAGACCGTCGATCAGATCGTGGACACCGCGATCCAGGAGGACGTTGACGCCATCGGAATAAGCATACTCTCCGGAGCTCATCACCATTATTTCAAGGCCATCATAGAGGGTCTTGCCGAAAAAGACGCAAAGGATATCATAGTCTTCGGAGGTGGTGTCATACCGGAAGCCGATATCCCTTCTCTGATGGAGATGGGAGCCGGCGCCATTTTCGGTCCCGGAACGCCTACGTCAACCTGTGCCACATGGTTGAAAGAGGCGGTCGCCAAGAAACGGGAAGCCGAGTAG
- the meaB gene encoding methylmalonyl Co-A mutase-associated GTPase MeaB translates to MIEKALSGNVRAMARLISEVENETARSEKIMREIYPHTGKAHIIGVTGSPGSGKSSLVNRMIASFRGQGKTVGIIAVDPSSPFSGGAILADRIRMQEHSGDPDVYIRSMGSRGSLGGLSKSTYEGALILDACGKDIVIVETVGVGQSEIDVVKIADTVCLVLVPGMGDDMQIMKAGIMEIADLFVINKSDRDGADKVAAEVQLMLKMFHDGTGWYQPVTLTSAETGSGLEELSDTIERHRRYLETSEEGELRLKRRLQWEVEEIVRRRIAKATESAWERRQEESVLESLYRKETDPYRVAQDVLVSALDEVRSGQYV, encoded by the coding sequence ATGATAGAGAAAGCCCTGTCCGGAAACGTCAGGGCCATGGCCCGTCTGATCTCTGAGGTGGAGAACGAGACGGCTAGGTCCGAGAAGATCATGAGAGAGATATATCCTCATACCGGGAAAGCCCATATAATCGGTGTGACCGGAAGTCCGGGATCGGGTAAGAGCTCGCTGGTCAACAGGATGATCGCATCGTTCCGCGGGCAGGGAAAGACGGTCGGTATTATAGCGGTGGACCCCTCCAGCCCTTTCAGTGGAGGAGCCATCCTTGCGGACCGTATAAGGATGCAGGAGCACAGCGGCGATCCCGATGTGTACATCAGAAGTATGGGGAGCCGCGGTTCCTTGGGTGGACTGAGCAAATCCACCTACGAAGGTGCTCTCATTCTCGATGCCTGCGGCAAGGATATCGTCATCGTGGAGACCGTGGGAGTCGGTCAGTCCGAGATAGATGTGGTTAAGATCGCCGACACCGTATGTCTGGTGTTGGTCCCCGGAATGGGCGACGATATGCAGATAATGAAGGCCGGAATCATGGAGATAGCCGACCTTTTCGTGATAAACAAATCCGATCGAGACGGTGCCGACAAGGTCGCCGCCGAGGTCCAGCTGATGCTTAAAATGTTCCACGATGGCACAGGATGGTATCAACCGGTTACCCTTACGTCCGCTGAAACCGGTAGCGGACTGGAGGAGCTCTCCGATACGATAGAGCGTCATCGTCGTTATCTCGAGACATCGGAGGAGGGGGAGCTTCGTTTAAAAAGACGGCTTCAATGGGAGGTGGAGGAAATTGTCCGTCGTCGTATCGCCAAGGCAACAGAATCTGCCTGGGAACGGCGTCAGGAGGAGTCCGTGCTGGAAAGTCTCTATCGAAAGGAAACCGATCCCTATCGGGTGGCTCAGGATGTTCTCGTGAGCGCTTTGGACGAGGTCCGATCCGGTCAATACGTTTAG
- a CDS encoding acyl-CoA carboxylase subunit beta, with protein MAIKSIDELCNGLLEKREKVSLGGGEKAVAKQKEKGKLTARERIDLLLDDGSFVEIDEYVEHRCHNFGMETKKFPGDGVVTGWGTVEGRKVYVFSQDFTVLGGSLGEMHAKKICKVMDLALQNGAPVVGINDSGGARIQEAVDSLNGYGEIFYRNTLASGVVPQISVIVGPTAGGAVYSPALTDYIFMVDKTGIMHITGPAVIKAVTGEEVTSEELGGAKTHNSKSGNAHFFANDEAECFKQVRDVLGFLPSNNMCDAPIKETSDSPNRMDMDLRNVVPTNPNKAYDVRDVISRIVDDGRFVEVQPMWATNMVIGYGSFGGQPVGIVANQANKMAGCLDIDNSDKASRFIRHCDAFNLPIVTLIDVPGYLPGKSQEWGGIIRHGAKLLYAYSEATVPLVSVVLRKAYGGAYLGMCAKSLGADTVLAWPQAQIAVMGAEGAANIIFRKEISGAEDQQAMRQKKIDEYEEAFANPYQAASRGLVDKVILPEETRQEVILALRSNGTKRQALPRKKHGVMPH; from the coding sequence ATGGCTATAAAGTCGATTGATGAGCTCTGTAACGGCCTTTTGGAGAAAAGAGAAAAGGTTAGTCTTGGAGGCGGCGAGAAGGCCGTAGCTAAGCAGAAAGAGAAAGGCAAGCTGACCGCGAGGGAGAGAATAGATCTTCTGCTCGACGATGGGTCTTTCGTCGAGATAGACGAATACGTGGAGCATCGTTGCCATAACTTCGGAATGGAGACCAAGAAATTTCCCGGAGACGGTGTCGTAACGGGATGGGGAACGGTGGAAGGACGGAAGGTTTACGTCTTCAGCCAGGATTTCACCGTCCTCGGAGGTTCTCTCGGGGAGATGCACGCAAAGAAGATCTGCAAGGTCATGGATTTGGCACTTCAGAACGGTGCCCCCGTAGTCGGGATCAACGATAGCGGCGGAGCGAGGATACAGGAGGCGGTGGATTCTCTCAACGGCTACGGAGAGATCTTCTACAGGAACACCCTCGCCAGCGGAGTTGTCCCCCAGATCTCCGTTATAGTCGGTCCTACTGCCGGTGGAGCCGTCTACAGCCCTGCTTTGACCGACTATATCTTCATGGTGGATAAAACCGGAATTATGCATATCACAGGTCCCGCGGTGATCAAGGCAGTTACCGGGGAGGAGGTCACCAGCGAGGAGCTCGGCGGAGCCAAGACCCATAACAGCAAGTCCGGCAACGCCCATTTCTTCGCCAACGACGAGGCCGAGTGTTTCAAGCAGGTCAGGGACGTTTTGGGCTTTTTGCCTAGCAATAACATGTGCGATGCTCCCATCAAGGAAACCTCGGACAGCCCCAACAGAATGGATATGGACCTAAGGAACGTGGTTCCCACCAATCCCAACAAAGCCTACGACGTCAGAGATGTCATCTCCAGGATCGTGGATGACGGACGTTTCGTCGAGGTGCAGCCGATGTGGGCCACTAACATGGTCATAGGTTACGGCTCTTTCGGCGGACAGCCTGTCGGTATAGTGGCGAATCAGGCCAACAAGATGGCCGGCTGTCTGGATATAGACAACTCCGACAAGGCAAGCCGCTTTATCCGTCATTGCGACGCTTTCAACCTTCCTATCGTAACCCTCATCGACGTTCCCGGCTATCTTCCTGGGAAGAGCCAGGAGTGGGGCGGTATAATACGCCATGGAGCTAAGCTTCTCTATGCCTACAGCGAGGCGACCGTGCCTCTCGTGTCGGTGGTACTTCGTAAGGCCTATGGAGGAGCCTACTTGGGCATGTGCGCCAAGTCCCTGGGTGCCGACACCGTCTTGGCCTGGCCTCAGGCTCAGATAGCCGTCATGGGAGCCGAGGGAGCTGCCAACATCATCTTCAGAAAAGAGATCTCCGGTGCCGAGGACCAGCAGGCCATGAGGCAGAAGAAGATCGACGAGTACGAGGAGGCCTTCGCCAACCCCTATCAGGCCGCTAGCAGAGGGCTGGTCGATAAGGTCATACTTCCTGAGGAAACGCGACAGGAGGTCATCCTGGCCCTTCGGTCCAACGGAACGAAGCGACAGGCCCTTCCCCGAAAGAAACACGGCGTGATGCCCCACTAA
- a CDS encoding OadG family protein — MNQLFEGVHGAISLSLIAFSIVFFVLIGLTCVIYGIRFFAGQKGATPTSKVSTGGAPSKAAQPSTASAVQSNDSSEEIVAAITGALIAKLGRGVRIVNVRPAGKENTGANGWSNWGRFDGMQGLDRSAWNVGGRR; from the coding sequence ATGAATCAGTTATTTGAAGGGGTACACGGTGCCATCAGCCTGTCTCTGATAGCTTTCAGCATCGTTTTCTTCGTCCTTATAGGACTTACCTGTGTTATCTACGGGATAAGGTTTTTCGCTGGACAGAAGGGGGCTACACCGACCTCCAAGGTCTCGACTGGAGGTGCGCCGAGTAAAGCGGCTCAGCCCAGTACCGCTTCGGCCGTACAGTCCAACGATTCCTCCGAGGAGATAGTCGCTGCTATCACAGGAGCTTTGATAGCCAAGCTGGGACGAGGGGTCCGGATCGTCAACGTAAGGCCAGCCGGTAAGGAAAACACCGGGGCCAACGGGTGGTCCAACTGGGGGCGTTTTGACGGTATGCAGGGATTGGATCGTTCCGCCTGGAATGTCGGCGGAAGAAGATAA
- a CDS encoding biotin/lipoyl-containing protein, whose amino-acid sequence MADKYRVTVNGTAYEVEVESLGGGAQSAAAPAIPSPAPKAAPAAAPAPKAAAPAPAPAPAAPAGGETVTAPMPGKVLRVVAGQGSSVSAGDVLMILEAMKMENEIVAPVGGTVTQLAAKEGASVNSGDVLAVIG is encoded by the coding sequence ATGGCGGATAAGTACAGAGTGACGGTGAATGGAACTGCTTACGAGGTAGAGGTAGAAAGTCTTGGCGGCGGTGCTCAGAGCGCGGCTGCCCCTGCGATACCCTCTCCTGCCCCTAAGGCGGCTCCTGCCGCCGCTCCGGCTCCAAAAGCGGCTGCTCCTGCGCCCGCTCCCGCTCCTGCCGCTCCGGCTGGAGGAGAGACGGTGACGGCACCTATGCCGGGCAAGGTCCTCAGGGTAGTGGCCGGACAGGGATCCTCGGTCTCTGCCGGAGATGTGCTCATGATTCTAGAGGCCATGAAGATGGAGAACGAGATCGTTGCTCCCGTCGGAGGAACGGTAACCCAGCTGGCGGCCAAAGAAGGCGCATCTGTCAATAGCGGCGACGTCCTGGCCGTGATCGGCTAA
- a CDS encoding sodium ion-translocating decarboxylase subunit beta, which yields MELYLQSLAKVLGESGFAALTWGNIAMLLVAFVFLYLAIVKGFEPLLLVPIAFGCVLVNLPLSGIMDEGGFLRYIFFGTQHEIYPVIIFMGIGALTDFAPLLANPITFLLGAAAQLGVFIALFGAMMLGFSVKEAASIAIIGGADGPTSIYLTMKLAPQILGAVAVAAYSYMSLVPLIQPPVIKMFTTKADRAIRMDNLRPVSKLEKVLFPIVCTVAAGLLLPMSVPLIGILMFGNLLRECGATERLSQAAQNEILNATTIFLGLSVGATMSAADFLTVDTIKIILLGLVAFVASTMGGTLFGQLMKVMSGGKINPMIGAAGVSAVPMAARVVQNVSQKENPGNFLLMHAMGPNVAGVIGTAVAASVMLTLLS from the coding sequence ATGGAGCTGTATCTCCAGTCTCTGGCGAAGGTCTTAGGCGAGTCCGGATTCGCCGCTTTGACCTGGGGCAATATAGCGATGCTCCTGGTGGCCTTCGTCTTCCTTTACCTGGCCATCGTAAAGGGCTTCGAGCCTCTGCTTTTGGTACCTATCGCTTTCGGATGTGTCCTGGTAAACCTTCCCCTCTCGGGAATAATGGACGAAGGCGGGTTTCTCCGATACATATTTTTCGGTACTCAGCATGAGATATATCCCGTTATAATCTTCATGGGTATAGGGGCCCTGACTGACTTTGCCCCTCTGCTGGCCAATCCGATAACCTTTTTGCTCGGTGCCGCCGCTCAGCTCGGTGTTTTTATCGCCCTTTTCGGAGCGATGATGCTGGGTTTCTCCGTAAAAGAGGCGGCCTCCATCGCCATCATCGGAGGTGCCGACGGTCCCACAAGCATCTATCTCACCATGAAGCTGGCACCTCAGATTTTGGGAGCCGTGGCTGTGGCGGCCTACAGCTATATGTCTCTGGTACCTCTAATTCAGCCTCCGGTGATAAAGATGTTCACCACCAAGGCCGATAGGGCTATCAGGATGGATAACCTCAGACCGGTCAGCAAACTGGAAAAGGTCCTGTTTCCGATAGTCTGTACTGTGGCGGCGGGGTTGTTGCTTCCCATGTCCGTTCCCCTGATCGGGATTCTGATGTTCGGTAACCTTCTCAGGGAATGTGGAGCCACCGAGAGGTTGAGCCAGGCCGCCCAAAACGAGATCCTCAACGCCACCACGATCTTTCTCGGCCTTTCCGTCGGTGCGACCATGAGTGCCGCCGATTTTCTCACGGTCGACACCATCAAGATCATACTCCTTGGGCTGGTTGCCTTTGTCGCCAGCACTATGGGAGGGACCCTCTTCGGCCAGCTCATGAAGGTGATGAGCGGTGGAAAGATAAATCCGATGATCGGTGCCGCCGGAGTCTCCGCCGTGCCTATGGCGGCCAGGGTCGTTCAGAACGTCTCCCAGAAGGAGAACCCAGGGAATTTCCTGCTGATGCACGCAATGGGACCCAACGTCGCAGGCGTCATAGGGACCGCTGTCGCAGCATCGGTTATGTTGACTCTTCTGAGTTGA
- the upp gene encoding uracil phosphoribosyltransferase, producing MRIVIGSDHAGYELKMKLIPVLKAIGAEVSDFGTDSGDVSCDYPDIALQVAKIVATGEAEKGILVCGSGIGMSIAANKVPGAYCALCRDVSDAEMSRRHNNSNMLAIGGRTTDFSVAEGIVKTWLVTDFDGDRHVRRTQKIKAYEHSLSKSFGQKRGEIVIFDHPLVQHKVSIIRDVKTSVKEFRELVKEISSLMVYEITRDLPLEMIDVETPLTTTKAYALAGKKLAIVPILRAGIGMVDGIIDLIPNAKVGFIGLYRDPETLEPVEYYCKLPGDIEDREIFLLDPMLATGGSSAAAIDMIKKKGAKRVSLVCLIAAPEGVERVHQAHPDVNVYCASLDSHLNDHGYIVPGLGDAGDRLFGTK from the coding sequence ATGCGTATAGTGATAGGTTCGGATCACGCAGGATATGAATTGAAAATGAAACTCATCCCCGTCTTGAAAGCTATCGGTGCCGAAGTCTCTGACTTCGGCACCGATAGCGGAGATGTATCCTGTGATTACCCCGATATAGCCCTGCAGGTCGCTAAAATCGTGGCTACCGGCGAGGCGGAAAAAGGTATTTTGGTCTGCGGAAGCGGCATAGGTATGTCCATCGCGGCTAACAAGGTTCCCGGTGCTTATTGTGCGCTGTGCAGGGATGTCTCGGACGCGGAGATGAGCCGCAGGCACAACAACTCCAATATGCTGGCCATAGGCGGACGTACGACCGACTTCTCCGTAGCGGAGGGGATTGTGAAAACCTGGTTGGTCACCGATTTCGACGGAGATAGACACGTTCGTCGCACTCAGAAGATCAAGGCTTACGAGCACAGTCTGTCAAAGTCTTTCGGGCAAAAAAGAGGGGAGATCGTCATCTTCGACCATCCTCTCGTTCAACATAAGGTCAGCATCATAAGGGATGTCAAGACGTCGGTAAAGGAGTTCAGGGAGCTGGTAAAGGAGATCTCCAGCCTTATGGTCTACGAGATAACCAGAGATCTTCCTCTCGAGATGATCGACGTCGAGACACCTCTCACTACCACAAAAGCCTACGCCTTGGCGGGGAAGAAGCTGGCTATAGTTCCCATTCTTAGGGCGGGTATCGGTATGGTCGACGGAATAATAGACCTGATACCGAACGCAAAGGTCGGTTTCATAGGCTTATACAGGGATCCCGAAACTCTCGAGCCGGTGGAGTACTACTGTAAACTGCCTGGAGACATAGAGGATCGGGAGATCTTCCTCCTGGATCCGATGTTGGCCACCGGAGGGTCCTCTGCCGCCGCCATCGACATGATCAAGAAAAAAGGAGCGAAGAGGGTCTCCCTGGTTTGTCTGATCGCAGCACCGGAAGGTGTCGAAAGGGTCCATCAGGCCCATCCGGACGTCAACGTGTACTGTGCTTCCCTGGACAGTCACCTCAACGATCACGGTTACATCGTTCCAGGCCTAGGCGACGCCGGGGATCGACTTTTCGGAACAAAGTGA
- a CDS encoding glycosyltransferase family 4 protein: protein MFIWGVSLTPLSIKLAGRFGLMDLPDPRKIHNEPIPRGAGLILWVGYLFWCLMFAPAGWYFPALATGGSMVFLVGYMDDMSSLNPMIRLSVHLLAAGLMVLPFQQGSPFFILISVLWIAGCTNAYNLIDGMNGLSLSMAIVAMVSLAWDGAATFALPVVGLSSGVLFWNFPRARTFLGDGGVYLLGFVVANLILRWGAKMLSEAGPSLIPVMVLLGGVPVLDTLVTILRRLISRRSPFSPDRGHIHHRLLDMGLPVPVILVILSSLQMILFRLGVLLLSL, encoded by the coding sequence ATGTTTATATGGGGTGTATCTCTTACTCCACTATCTATCAAACTTGCGGGGCGTTTCGGACTTATGGATCTTCCGGACCCCCGCAAGATCCATAATGAGCCCATACCTAGGGGAGCTGGTCTGATCCTCTGGGTGGGATACCTCTTTTGGTGTCTAATGTTCGCTCCTGCCGGCTGGTATTTCCCCGCATTGGCTACCGGCGGTTCGATGGTTTTTCTCGTCGGCTATATGGACGATATGTCTTCCTTGAATCCCATGATCCGTCTATCCGTTCATCTATTGGCTGCTGGATTGATGGTCCTGCCGTTCCAACAGGGCTCTCCTTTTTTTATCTTGATTTCCGTTTTATGGATAGCCGGTTGCACCAACGCATACAATCTCATCGACGGAATGAACGGCTTATCTCTGTCAATGGCTATAGTGGCGATGGTTTCGCTTGCCTGGGATGGAGCGGCTACCTTTGCTCTCCCGGTCGTAGGTCTTTCCTCCGGAGTCTTATTCTGGAATTTTCCCCGAGCTAGGACCTTTCTGGGAGATGGCGGGGTCTACCTGTTGGGGTTCGTGGTGGCCAATCTGATTCTCCGATGGGGGGCGAAAATGTTGTCCGAAGCGGGACCGTCTCTCATCCCCGTTATGGTTCTTCTCGGAGGCGTTCCAGTTCTGGATACTCTCGTCACTATCTTACGTAGGTTGATATCCCGGAGATCTCCCTTTTCCCCAGACCGGGGCCATATTCACCATCGTCTTTTAGATATGGGATTACCGGTTCCCGTCATACTCGTGATTTTATCCTCTCTTCAGATGATTCTCTTTCGCCTTGGTGTCCTCCTACTTTCCCTGTGA
- the murA gene encoding UDP-N-acetylglucosamine 1-carboxyvinyltransferase → MEDKLRIVGGTPLKGTIKTQGAKNAALPVMAASLLLKDATLTLENVPKLKDITTMVDLLKVLGADISFHDHKVSISVPDSISWETPASLVQKMRASSLVLGPLLAREGRAVMPLPGGCSIGSRPIDLHLKGLAKMGASIELQHGAVHASTKGLKGCRIYLDFPSVGATENLLMAAILAEGETVLENVAREPEIVNLADSLRTMGAKIEGEGTGVLRIQGTPDLQGGNVRIIPDRIAACTYILAGVISDGEVTVSDVIPQHFDSLLAKLEEASVDVTFDSNSVSVAPSRKKLKAISLKTLPYPGFPTDVQPQLMAVMSLAQGTSVIKESIFESRFLHVSELKKMGADVELQGNTAIVKGVNHFNCSEVMATDLRAGAALILAGLATEGETVVHGMGHVERGYENIEVNLSSVGAKIASDIGGEDG, encoded by the coding sequence GTGGAAGATAAGCTAAGGATAGTTGGAGGAACGCCTCTGAAGGGAACCATTAAAACTCAGGGAGCTAAAAACGCCGCACTGCCCGTCATGGCGGCGTCTTTGTTGCTTAAAGACGCGACATTGACCCTGGAGAACGTGCCGAAATTAAAGGATATAACCACGATGGTCGACTTGCTAAAGGTCTTGGGTGCCGATATCTCTTTTCACGATCATAAGGTCTCTATATCGGTTCCGGACTCGATATCGTGGGAGACACCAGCTTCTCTGGTCCAGAAGATGCGGGCTTCTTCTCTCGTCTTGGGACCGTTGTTGGCGAGAGAGGGAAGGGCAGTTATGCCCCTTCCGGGAGGATGTTCAATAGGAAGTCGTCCTATAGACCTTCATCTCAAGGGTCTGGCTAAAATGGGGGCTTCTATAGAACTTCAGCACGGTGCCGTACACGCTTCCACCAAGGGACTTAAAGGGTGCCGGATCTACCTGGATTTCCCCTCCGTAGGAGCTACCGAAAATCTTCTCATGGCAGCCATCTTGGCTGAGGGAGAAACTGTCCTGGAAAACGTCGCTAGGGAGCCCGAGATAGTCAACCTCGCCGATTCCCTCAGGACTATGGGAGCAAAGATAGAGGGGGAGGGCACCGGTGTCCTCAGAATCCAGGGTACCCCGGACCTTCAAGGCGGCAACGTCAGGATAATTCCTGATAGGATAGCCGCCTGTACCTATATTCTGGCCGGAGTCATCTCCGATGGGGAGGTTACCGTCTCGGACGTTATACCTCAACATTTTGACTCGCTCCTCGCAAAATTGGAGGAGGCTTCTGTGGACGTGACTTTTGATAGTAACAGTGTGTCGGTAGCTCCTTCCAGAAAAAAACTCAAGGCGATATCCTTGAAAACCCTTCCATATCCGGGATTTCCAACCGATGTTCAACCTCAGTTGATGGCGGTCATGTCCTTGGCCCAGGGCACGAGCGTGATCAAGGAAAGCATCTTCGAATCACGATTTCTACATGTCAGCGAGCTTAAAAAAATGGGAGCCGATGTGGAGCTCCAGGGAAATACGGCTATAGTAAAGGGAGTTAACCATTTTAACTGCTCGGAAGTGATGGCAACCGATCTGAGAGCAGGAGCCGCCTTGATCTTGGCTGGATTAGCCACGGAGGGTGAAACGGTGGTCCATGGTATGGGGCATGTCGAGAGGGGTTACGAAAATATAGAGGTCAATCTATCGTCGGTAGGTGCCAAAATAGCGAGCGATATAGGTGGCGAGGACGGTTAA
- a CDS encoding uracil-DNA glycosylase, translated as MSDLQKLLPLQKRLLARLSHEVSSCRRCDLCKERTQPVLGEGPPDAALMFVGEGPGEDEDRSGIPFVGRAGRLLDKILEAAQIDRRGVYITNVVKCRPPKNRTPMVEETMVCQRFLEAQIAVVNPRIIVCLGNTPMKWFLGTSEGITKLRGQWFSWKGIDVMPMFHPSYLLRNESRKKNSPKALTWRDILEVRRRLGELKVGGRHD; from the coding sequence ATGTCTGATTTACAGAAACTTCTTCCCTTGCAGAAAAGGCTTTTGGCTCGACTTAGCCACGAGGTTTCCTCCTGTCGAAGGTGTGATCTATGCAAGGAGAGGACTCAACCAGTTCTGGGAGAAGGGCCGCCGGATGCGGCCCTGATGTTTGTAGGGGAAGGTCCTGGAGAGGACGAGGACCGTTCGGGAATTCCCTTCGTAGGCAGGGCCGGTAGACTCCTGGATAAAATACTGGAGGCGGCGCAAATAGATAGAAGAGGGGTCTACATAACCAACGTGGTTAAATGTAGGCCGCCTAAGAACAGGACTCCTATGGTGGAGGAGACCATGGTCTGCCAAAGATTCCTGGAGGCTCAGATAGCTGTGGTAAATCCTCGAATAATAGTATGTCTGGGGAACACCCCCATGAAATGGTTCTTGGGAACCTCCGAGGGTATAACTAAGTTAAGAGGTCAGTGGTTTTCGTGGAAGGGTATAGACGTAATGCCGATGTTCCATCCCAGCTACCTTTTAAGGAATGAATCTCGGAAGAAAAACAGCCCCAAGGCACTGACGTGGAGAGATATCCTTGAAGTTCGTCGTCGTTTGGGCGAATTGAAGGTTGGAGGTCGCCATGACTGA